One genomic segment of Manis pentadactyla isolate mManPen7 chromosome 1, mManPen7.hap1, whole genome shotgun sequence includes these proteins:
- the NISCH gene encoding nischarin isoform X3 → MAAAAAAGRPFGPEREAEPAKEARVVGSELVDTYTVYIVRITDGSHEWTVKHRYSDFHDLHEKLVAEKKIDKNLLPPKKIIGKNSRSLVEKREKDLEVYLQTLLAAFPDVAPRVLAHFLHFHFYEVNGITAALAEELFERGEQLLVAGEVFAIGPLQLYAVTEQLQQGKPTCASGDAKTDLGHILDFTCRLKYLKVSGTEGPFGTSNIQEQLLPFDLAIFKSLCQVEISHCDAKHIRGLVASKPTLATMSVRFSATSMKEVLAPEASELDEWEPEGTALEGPVAAVIPTWQALTTLDLSHNSISEIDDSAKLIPKIEFLDLSHNGVQVVDNLQHLSNLVHVDLSYNKLFSLEGVHTKLGNIKTLNLAGNLLQSLRGLHKLYSLVNLDLSDNRIEQMEEVRSIGSLPCLEHVALLNNPLSIIPDYRTKVLAQFGDRASEVCLDHMATSGKELDTVEVLKAIQKAKEVKFQLNNLERKISEDSWPEPAACVRPSSSLSTRDPASSSLPQPILSNQGIMFVQEEALASSLSSTDSLTPDDQPIAPGCSDSLESIPAGQAPDDLRDVPGAVGGASPEHTEPEVQVVPGSGQIIFLPFTCIGYTATNQDFIQRLSTLIRQAIERQLPAWIEAATQREGGERGEEEEEEEEGDAAENRYFEMGPPDVEEEEEGGQEEEEEEGDGEGEEEERLALEWALGADEDFLLEHIRILKVLWCFLIHVQGSIRQFAACLVLTDFGIAVFEIPHQESRGSSQHILSALRFVFCFPHGDLTEFGFLMPELCLVLKVRHSENTLFIISDAAGLHEFHADLRSCFAPQHMAMLCSPVLYGSHTSLQEFLRQLLTFYKVAGGCQECSQGCFPVYLVYSDKRMVQTAAGDYSGNIEWASCTLCSAVRRSCCAPSEAVKSAAIPYWLLLTPQHLNVIKADFNPMPNRGTHNCRNRNSFKLSRVPLSTVLLDPTRSCTQPRGAFADGHVLELLVGYRFVTAIFVLPHEKFHFLRVYNQLRASLQDLKTVVIAKTPATGGRSQSSLPEGQPLAGSARCSGEHRPQEAPAEAPGPAETPTPTPAPAPAEASVPASVLVEAPAPEEIPAEAPAQYPSEHLVQATSEENQIPSHLPTCPSLRHIAGLRGSAVLELFHSSLAEVENEELRHLMWSSVVFYQSPGLEVTACVLLSTAAVYFVLHDGLRRYSSEPLQDFWHQKNTDYNNSPFYISQCFVLKLSELQAVNVGLFDQYFRLTAPHGRALFPGALPLT, encoded by the exons GAGGTCAATGGCATCACTGCGGCACTGGCTGAGGAGCTCTTTGAAAGAG GAGAACAGCTCCTGGTGGCTGGCGAGGTCTTTGCCATTGGACCCCTGCAGCTCTATGCAGTCACTGAGCAGCTGCAGCAGGGAAAACCCACATGTGCCAGTGGGGATGCCAAGACTGACCTCGGGCACATCCTGGACTTCACCTGTCGCCTTAAGTACCTTAAG GTTTCTGGCACAGAAGGACCTTTTGGGACCAGCAACATTCAGGAGCAGCTCTTGCCATTTGATCTGGCAATATTTAAGTCTCTTTGTCAGGTGGAG ATAAGTCACTGTGATGCCAAGCACATCCGGGGTCTGGTTGCATCGAAGCCCACCTTAGCCACGATGAGCGTCCGCTTCTCAGCAACCTCCATGAAG GAAGTTCTCGCTCCTGAAGCCTCGGAGCTGGATGAGTGGGAGCCAGAAGGCACAGCCCTGGAAGGCCCTGTGGCTGCTGTCATCCCCACGTGGCAGGCGCTGACCACCCTGGACCTGAGCCACAACAGCATCTCGGAGATTGATGACTCTGCG AAACTGATTCCAAAGATTGAGTTCCTGGACCTGAgtcacaatggagtgcaggtcgTGGACAACCTACAG CACCTGTCCAACCTCGTGCATGTGGACCTGTCCTACAACAAGCTCTTCTCCTTAGAAGGGGTTCACACGAAACTGGGGAACATCAAGACCCTGAACCTGGCAGGCAACCTGCTGCAGAGCCTGCGGGGCCTGCATAAGCTCTATTCCCTGGTCAACCTAGATCTCAGTGACAACAGAATTGAGCAG ATGGAGGAGGTCAGGAGCATAGGCAGCCTCCCATGTCTGGAGCACGTGGCTCTGCTGAACAACCCGCTGAGCATCATCCCTGACTACCGCACTAAAGTGCTGGCTCagtttggagatagggcctccGAG GTGTGCCTGGACCACATGGCGACCTCAGGGAAGGAGCTGGACACAGTGGAAGTGCTAAAAGCAATTCAGAAAGCCAAGGAGGTCAAGTTCCAACTGAACAACCTAGAAAGGAAG ATCAGCGAGGACTCCTGGCCCGAACCCGCCGCCTGCGTCAGACCCAGCAGCTCCCTCTCCACCAGGGATCCTGCCTCgtcctccctgccccagcccatcCTCTCCAACCAAG GAATCATGTTCGTGCAGGAGGAGGCCCTGGCCAGCAGCCTTTCATCCACTGACAGTCTGACTCCCGACGACCAGCCCATTGCCCCGGGATGCTCTGATTCCTTAGAGTCCATCCCTGCAGGACAG GCACCTGATGATTTAAGGGATGTGCCGGGAGCTGTTGGCGGTGCAAG CCCGGAGCACACGGAGCCAGAGGTCCAGGTGGTGCCCGGGTCCGGCCAGATCATATTCCTGCCCTTCACCTGTATTGGCTACACCGCCACCAACCAAGACTTCATCCAGCGCCTGAGCACTCTGATCCGGCAGGCCATCGAGCGGCAGCTGCCGGCCTGGATCGAGGCCGCCACCCAGCGGGAGGGGGgcgagcggggggaggaggaggaggaggaggaggagggggacgCTGCTGAGAACCGCTACTTCGAGATGGGCCCCCCAGatgtggaggaagaggaggagggtggccaggaggaggaggaggaggagggggacggagagggggaagaggaggagcgCCTGGCCCTTGAGTGGGCCCTGGGCGCCGACGAGGACTTCCTGCTGGAGCACATCCGCATCCTGAAGGTGCTCTGGTGCTTCCTGATCCACGTGCAGGGCAGTATACGCCAGTTTGCCGCCTGCCTCGTGCTCACCGACTTCGGCATCGCCGTCTTCGAGATCCCGCACCAGGAATCACGGGGCAGCAGCCAGCACATCCTCTCAGCTCTGCGCTTCGTCTTCTGCTTCCCGCACGGCGACCTCACCGAGTTCGGCTTCCTCATGCCGGAGCTGTGTCTGGTGCTCAAGGTGCGGCACAGCGAGAACACGCTGTTCATCATCTCAGACGCCGCCGGCCTGCATGAGTTCCACGCCGACCTGCGCTCGTGCTTCGCCCCACAGCACATGGCCATGCTGTGCAGCCCTGTGCTCTACGGCAGCCACACCAGCCTGCAGGAATTCCTCCGCCAGCTGCTCACCTTCTACAAGGTAGCAGGTGGCTGCCAGGAATGCAGCCAGGGCTGCTTCCCCGTCTACCTGGTCTACAGCGACAAGCGCATGGTGCAGACAGCTGCCGGCGACTACTCGGGCAACATCGAGTGGGCCAGCTGCACACTCTGCTCGGCCGTGCGCCGCTCCTGCTGTGCGCCCTCCGAAGCCGTCAAGTCCGCTGCCATCCCCTACTGGCTGCTGCTCACGCCCCAGCACCTCAACGTCATAAAGGCCGActtcaaccccatgcctaatcgCGGCACCCACAACTGTCGCAACCGCAACAGCTTCAAGCTCAGTCGTGTGCCGCTGTCCACCGTGCTGCTGGACCCCACGCGCAGCTGCACCCAGCCGCGGGGCGCCTTCGCTGATGGCCACGTGCTCGAGCTGCTCGTGGGCTACCGCTTTGTCACCGCTATCTTCGTGCTGCCCCACGAGAAGTTCCACTTCCTGCGTGTCTATAACCAGCTGCGGGCCTCGCTGCAGGACCTGAAGACTGTGGTCATCGCCAAGACTCCTGCCACCGGGGGCAGGTCCCAGAGCTCCCTCCCGGAAGGCCAGCCTTTAGCGGGCAGTGCCAG ATGTAGCGGTGAACACCGTCCCCAGGAGGCCCCGGCAGAGGCTCCAGGCCCGGCAGAGACCCCGACTCCCACTCCAGCGCCAGCTCCAGCAGAGGCCTCAGTGCCAGCCTCAGTTCTTGTGGAGGCCCCAGCCCCAGAGGAGATCCCAGCAGAGGCGCCTGCCCAGTACCCAAGCGAACACCTGGTCCAGGCCACCTCGGAGGAGAACCAGATCCCCTCGCACCTGCCCACGTGTCCGTCCCTCCGGCACATCGCCGGCCTGCGAGGGAGCGCCGTCCTCGAGCTCTTCCACAGCAGCCTTGCCGAG GTGGAAAATGAGGAGCTGAGGCACCTCATGTGGTCCTCAGTGGTGTTCTACCAGAGCCCGGGGCTGGAGGTGACCGCCTGTGTGCTGCTGTCCACCGCGGCCGTGTACTTCGTGCTGCATGATGGCCTTCGCCGCTACTCCTCAGAGCCCCTTCAGG ATTTCTGGCATCAGAAGAACACTGACTATAACAACAGCCCCTTCTACATCTCCCAGTGCTTTGTTTTAAAGCTCAGTGAGCTGCAGGCAGTCAACGTGGGGCTTTTTGACCAGTATTTCCGGCTGACGG CACCTCATGGCCGTGCTCTCTTCCCTGGAGCGCTCCCCCTCACCTGA